A window of Christiangramia forsetii KT0803 contains these coding sequences:
- a CDS encoding SDR family oxidoreductase, with the protein MTKFRNKTVLITGGASGIGLLLTKFSIEKGASALIILDIDKPALQQVELQLKTNICQILSFETDLSNEIQIENAVKKITAQNLQVDILINNAGVVTGKNFSEHNLEDIDRNMQVNAIAPMKLTKLLLPEMLKRKSGHIVNISSAASMLSNPGMSVYCASKWAMTGWSDSLRLEMERERTGIKVLTVTPYYIDTGMFEGVKSPVIPILKPEKVAWKIIRSIDKNKIVLRTPKIIYTLPLMQGLFPKRLLDLIIGKFFGIYNSMDKFKGRTHE; encoded by the coding sequence TTGACTAAATTTAGAAATAAAACCGTACTTATTACCGGTGGCGCTTCAGGTATCGGATTGCTTTTAACTAAATTTTCTATAGAAAAAGGCGCTTCTGCACTTATCATACTAGATATTGATAAACCAGCTTTACAACAGGTTGAATTACAACTTAAGACCAATATTTGCCAAATTTTAAGTTTTGAAACAGATCTGTCTAATGAGATACAAATAGAAAATGCTGTAAAGAAAATTACTGCCCAAAACCTGCAGGTAGATATTCTCATAAATAATGCCGGCGTAGTTACCGGAAAGAATTTTAGCGAGCATAATCTTGAGGATATAGATCGCAATATGCAAGTGAACGCTATTGCACCGATGAAACTCACTAAATTGTTGCTTCCGGAAATGTTAAAGAGAAAAAGCGGTCATATTGTAAATATTTCATCTGCAGCCAGTATGCTTTCAAATCCGGGAATGTCTGTTTACTGTGCCAGCAAATGGGCCATGACGGGCTGGTCTGATTCTTTACGACTGGAAATGGAGAGGGAAAGGACAGGGATTAAAGTACTCACGGTAACGCCATATTATATAGATACAGGCATGTTTGAAGGAGTAAAGTCTCCGGTGATTCCAATTTTAAAACCCGAAAAGGTCGCTTGGAAGATTATTCGGTCTATTGATAAAAATAAAATAGTGCTAAGAACTCCAAAAATTATATATACGCTTCCGTTAATGCAAGGCCTTTTTCCTAAAAGGTTGCTGGATCTCATTATAGGGAAGTTTTTCGGAATCTATAATTCCATGGATAAATTTAAAGGTAGAACTCATGAATAA
- a CDS encoding nitroreductase family protein, whose product MAGKEKMINGYKHIPYRNKGFIAEEMSSRSEDFYQFLDSRRSVRHFSDNVVPEEVINNILKSAATAPSGAHKQPWKFCAISNAKLKSEIREAAEKEEQENYNNRMSERWLKDLAPLGTDTNKEFLEIAPWLIVVFKEVYNLDENGEKLTNYYVNESVGIACGMLISAIHNAGLVTLTHTPSPMNFLAELLERPKNERAYLLLPVGYSSEDAVVPDIHRKSLEEVIQYYT is encoded by the coding sequence ATGGCGGGCAAAGAAAAAATGATCAATGGTTATAAACATATTCCTTATAGGAATAAGGGTTTTATAGCTGAAGAAATGAGCAGTAGAAGCGAGGACTTTTATCAATTCCTTGATAGTAGGCGTTCAGTACGTCACTTTTCTGATAATGTAGTACCGGAAGAAGTGATAAATAATATTTTAAAATCTGCCGCAACTGCACCTTCCGGAGCTCATAAACAACCATGGAAATTTTGTGCTATTTCGAATGCGAAATTAAAATCAGAAATAAGGGAGGCAGCAGAGAAAGAAGAACAGGAAAATTATAATAATCGAATGAGTGAGCGATGGCTCAAAGATCTCGCTCCTTTGGGAACAGATACAAATAAAGAGTTTCTGGAAATAGCGCCATGGTTAATTGTAGTTTTTAAAGAAGTTTATAATTTGGATGAGAATGGTGAAAAACTTACGAATTATTATGTAAATGAGTCTGTAGGGATTGCTTGTGGAATGCTGATATCTGCCATTCATAATGCTGGTCTGGTGACTCTAACTCATACGCCTAGTCCCATGAATTTTCTTGCAGAATTATTAGAAAGACCTAAAAATGAACGGGCTTATCTATTGCTTCCGGTTGGATATTCTTCTGAAGATGCCGTTGTGCCGGACATACATAGAAAAAGTTTAGAGGAAGTAATTCAATATTATACGTAA
- a CDS encoding MBL fold metallo-hydrolase: MTIKQFKDSPLAHYSYAIVSNGEMALVDPSRNPMDYYRYAEEQNAKIVAVFETHPHADFVSSHLQIHEETGATIYVSEKVGADYPHKSFDEGDSFKLGDVEFKAINTPGHSPDSITVVAKKDDETALFTGDTLFIGNVGRPDLREKAGNMKAKRIDLAKQMYHTIQNKFTDLPDEALVYPAHGAGSLCGKNMSDASSSTLGNERQGNWAFKEQTEDEFVEEILKDQPFIPHYFGFNVDINKTGPENVQRTKWANKLQLNVDEVEEGVTIVDTRDEEKFKKGHLPNSINIMARSEKDKYETWLGAIVQPKEEFYLVLDSIDNIEELLERTAKIGYEKQVKAVITLSSEVSKKSDDFDLEDFKKNQENYTIVDIRNNGEVAEGKIFEDAIAVPLHELRENSTEIPSHKPVVVHCAGGYRSAAGSSILDNKFENTKVYDLSDAIKEFK, translated from the coding sequence ATGACCATAAAACAATTCAAAGATAGTCCGCTGGCGCATTATTCTTATGCTATAGTAAGCAATGGAGAAATGGCTCTGGTAGATCCGTCACGAAATCCAATGGATTATTATCGCTATGCAGAAGAGCAGAATGCTAAGATCGTCGCGGTTTTTGAAACACATCCACATGCAGATTTTGTGAGTAGTCATTTGCAGATACACGAAGAAACTGGTGCGACCATTTACGTGAGCGAAAAAGTGGGAGCAGATTATCCTCACAAAAGTTTTGATGAAGGAGATTCATTTAAGCTTGGAGACGTAGAATTTAAGGCTATAAATACACCTGGACATTCACCAGATAGTATCACTGTTGTCGCTAAAAAAGATGATGAAACGGCGTTATTTACAGGAGACACACTTTTTATAGGGAATGTTGGTAGACCCGATTTACGTGAGAAAGCCGGAAATATGAAGGCCAAAAGAATAGATCTTGCCAAGCAAATGTATCATACTATTCAGAACAAATTCACAGATCTGCCAGATGAGGCATTGGTGTATCCCGCGCATGGTGCAGGTTCTTTATGCGGAAAGAATATGAGTGACGCATCTTCTAGTACTTTAGGGAATGAGCGACAGGGGAATTGGGCATTTAAAGAGCAGACAGAAGATGAGTTTGTTGAAGAGATATTGAAAGATCAGCCGTTTATTCCGCATTATTTTGGGTTCAATGTAGATATTAATAAAACCGGGCCTGAAAATGTTCAGCGCACAAAATGGGCGAATAAGTTACAATTAAATGTAGATGAGGTTGAAGAAGGAGTCACCATTGTTGATACCCGTGATGAAGAGAAGTTCAAAAAAGGACATTTGCCAAATAGTATCAATATCATGGCCAGGTCTGAAAAGGACAAATATGAAACCTGGTTAGGAGCCATAGTTCAACCGAAAGAAGAATTCTACCTCGTCCTTGACAGTATAGACAATATTGAAGAATTATTGGAGAGAACTGCTAAAATTGGTTACGAAAAGCAGGTGAAGGCCGTGATTACTCTAAGTTCTGAAGTTTCTAAAAAATCTGATGATTTTGATCTGGAAGATTTCAAAAAGAATCAGGAGAATTATACTATTGTAGATATTCGTAATAACGGTGAAGTAGCTGAAGGAAAGATATTTGAAGATGCTATCGCTGTACCACTTCATGAACTAAGAGAGAATTCTACTGAAATTCCATCCCATAAGCCCGTAGTGGTACATTGTGCCGGAGGTTATAGATCTGCGGCAGGAAGTAGTATTTTAGATAACAAATTTGAGAATACTAAGGTTTATGATCTAAGTGATGCGATTAAGGAATTTAAGTAA
- a CDS encoding cytochrome d ubiquinol oxidase subunit II — MLYVVLFFTFFSLFLYVLLGGADFGAGIVELFSSRENKKLNRDTVYNVIGPVWEANHIWLIILIVILWIAFPGYFNIIIIYLHIPLTLVLLGITMRGVAFIFRHYDAVVDKSQDWYNHMFRISSLITPIFLGMSFGALISGKIMVTNDYSETTFPEIFMDPWLNIFTFLTGLFYASLCAFLASTLLIGETTGDIRKMYSRKSAIFTVVLVVIGGTVLGYGYLTEMVFVEDFLHNWVSLIAVGLSGLILIPLWRAIRNQHRLLTRIFAGMQILLVIFAAVYTHFPNLIITQTGEVNMLAGVAPDSVIKVLGISLIIGGGIILPGLFHLMKSFNMIKLPSRSS; from the coding sequence ATGCTATACGTTGTTTTATTCTTCACATTTTTTTCGCTGTTTTTGTATGTACTACTTGGAGGTGCCGATTTTGGGGCAGGTATCGTAGAATTGTTCTCATCTCGAGAGAACAAAAAACTAAATAGAGACACTGTTTATAATGTGATAGGACCGGTATGGGAAGCGAATCACATTTGGCTAATTATTCTTATCGTGATTCTTTGGATCGCTTTCCCAGGATATTTCAATATCATCATAATATACCTGCACATACCTTTAACACTGGTACTGCTGGGAATCACCATGCGTGGCGTAGCCTTTATTTTCAGGCATTATGATGCCGTAGTAGATAAATCTCAGGACTGGTATAATCATATGTTTAGAATTTCCAGTTTAATAACGCCAATCTTTCTTGGAATGTCTTTCGGTGCTTTGATTAGTGGAAAGATTATGGTTACCAATGATTATTCTGAAACAACTTTTCCGGAGATATTTATGGATCCATGGCTTAATATTTTCACTTTTCTAACCGGGCTATTTTACGCCTCTTTATGTGCTTTCCTGGCTTCCACTTTATTAATTGGGGAAACAACAGGAGACATAAGAAAAATGTATAGCAGAAAATCTGCGATTTTTACGGTGGTGCTTGTGGTTATTGGGGGGACGGTACTAGGGTATGGATACCTTACGGAGATGGTTTTTGTAGAAGATTTTCTTCATAATTGGGTTTCGCTTATCGCAGTAGGGCTATCAGGTTTAATACTAATTCCGCTATGGCGAGCTATCAGGAATCAACACAGATTACTTACCCGAATTTTTGCGGGTATGCAAATACTACTGGTGATATTCGCTGCTGTATATACCCATTTTCCAAATCTCATTATTACCCAAACCGGGGAAGTGAATATGCTTGCAGGAGTGGCGCCAGATTCTGTTATAAAAGTTTTGGGAATTTCCCTGATCATTGGAGGAGGAATCATTTTACCAGGGTTGTTTCATCTGATGAAATCATTTAATATGATTAAACTTCCGTCAAGATCTTCATAA
- a CDS encoding sterol desaturase family protein gives MEKYINIISESFTGYFNYLVTEITNPTWTSYFYWLIGLSLLVWILEIVIPWRKDQKAFRKGFWLDSFYILFNFFLFSLIVYNALSNVGVELFNDFLALFGIENIIAIELDGLAVWVQLLIMFVIADFIQWNVHRQLHKRPWLWEFHKVHHSVKEMGFAAQFRFHFMETIIYKTVQYIPLAMIGFGIKEFFVVHMLAVFIGHLNHANLGWNYGPLGYIFNNPKMHIWHHSKELPKERPYGMNYGLSLSIWDYLFGTAYIPKNGKKIELGFSGDKDFPEDFGNQTLYPFRKKKVEPNHI, from the coding sequence TTGGAAAAGTATATAAACATAATCAGTGAATCGTTTACCGGGTATTTTAATTACCTGGTAACGGAAATAACGAATCCTACCTGGACGAGTTATTTTTACTGGCTTATTGGTTTGTCGCTTTTAGTCTGGATCTTAGAGATCGTGATTCCATGGAGAAAAGATCAAAAAGCTTTTAGAAAAGGTTTCTGGTTAGATAGTTTTTATATACTTTTTAATTTTTTCCTGTTTTCGCTTATTGTTTATAATGCCCTGAGCAATGTTGGAGTTGAATTATTCAATGATTTTCTTGCTCTCTTCGGAATTGAGAATATCATAGCAATAGAATTAGATGGTTTGGCCGTTTGGGTACAGTTGCTGATTATGTTCGTGATCGCAGATTTTATTCAGTGGAATGTGCACAGACAATTGCATAAAAGACCCTGGCTGTGGGAATTTCATAAAGTACATCATAGTGTGAAAGAAATGGGATTTGCTGCCCAGTTTAGATTTCATTTTATGGAAACGATCATTTATAAAACGGTACAATATATTCCGTTAGCGATGATAGGTTTCGGAATAAAGGAATTCTTTGTAGTGCATATGCTTGCCGTTTTTATAGGTCATCTAAATCATGCAAATCTGGGTTGGAACTATGGACCTTTAGGTTATATTTTTAATAATCCTAAAATGCATATCTGGCATCACTCCAAAGAATTACCAAAAGAACGACCTTACGGAATGAACTATGGGCTAAGTCTCAGTATCTGGGATTATCTCTTCGGAACGGCATATATTCCAAAGAATGGAAAAAAAATTGAATTAGGATTCAGCGGAGATAAAGATTTCCCTGAAGATTTTGGAAATCAAACCTTGTATCCATTCCGAAAAAAGAAAGTAGAACCAAATCATATTTAA
- the accC gene encoding acetyl-CoA carboxylase biotin carboxylase subunit, whose translation MKKILVANRGEIALRVMKTVKRMGIDTVAVYSTADRNAPHVKFADEAVCIGEAPSSESYLKGDKIIEVAKKLNVDGIHPGYGFLSENASFAESVEKNGITWIGPGSEAIKVMGSKLAAKDAVKAYDIPMVPGIDEAITDTEKAKKIANEIGFPILIKASAGGGGKGMRVVEKEKELEDQMKRAISEAESAFGDGSVFIEKYVSSPRHIEIQVLADTHGNYVHLFERECSIQRRHQKVVEEAPSVVLDDKLRKEMGEAAVKVAKACDYVGAGTVEFLFDENRKFYFLEMNTRLQVEHPVTEYITGIDLVEQQILVARGEKLQFSQDELKIQGHAMELRVYAEDPLEDFMPSTGTLEKYSIPVGEGIRLDNGFEKGMEVPIYYDPMLAKLVTYGKTREEAIQMMIKAIDHYIVEGVSTTLPFGKFVFQHEAFRSGNFDTHFVKKYYSPEALKEETEEEAKLAALMALKQYMKDKEQLRLPHN comes from the coding sequence ATGAAAAAAATATTAGTAGCCAATAGGGGAGAGATCGCATTAAGGGTGATGAAAACCGTAAAACGTATGGGAATAGATACGGTAGCGGTTTATTCTACCGCCGATAGAAATGCACCTCATGTAAAATTTGCAGATGAAGCAGTTTGCATAGGAGAAGCTCCTTCCAGCGAATCTTACCTAAAAGGCGATAAAATTATAGAAGTAGCAAAAAAATTAAACGTTGACGGAATTCATCCGGGATATGGTTTCCTAAGTGAGAATGCTTCGTTTGCAGAATCGGTTGAGAAAAACGGAATAACGTGGATAGGTCCTGGTTCAGAAGCTATTAAAGTGATGGGAAGTAAACTTGCCGCTAAAGATGCGGTGAAAGCTTATGATATCCCAATGGTTCCAGGAATTGATGAAGCAATTACCGATACAGAAAAAGCAAAGAAAATCGCGAATGAGATCGGTTTCCCAATTTTGATAAAAGCTTCTGCCGGTGGTGGAGGTAAGGGAATGCGTGTGGTAGAAAAGGAAAAGGAACTTGAAGACCAGATGAAGCGGGCGATTAGCGAAGCAGAGTCTGCCTTTGGTGACGGATCGGTTTTTATAGAGAAATACGTTTCTTCTCCAAGGCATATTGAAATTCAGGTTTTAGCCGATACTCACGGTAATTATGTTCATCTATTCGAAAGAGAATGTAGTATTCAGCGAAGACATCAGAAGGTGGTAGAAGAAGCACCTTCAGTGGTACTTGATGATAAACTTAGAAAAGAAATGGGAGAGGCCGCTGTTAAGGTTGCCAAAGCCTGTGATTATGTTGGGGCTGGAACAGTCGAATTCCTATTTGATGAGAACCGAAAATTTTATTTCCTGGAGATGAATACCAGGTTGCAGGTGGAACACCCGGTTACGGAGTATATTACCGGAATAGACCTTGTGGAACAACAGATTTTAGTGGCTAGGGGAGAAAAACTTCAGTTTTCTCAGGATGAGCTAAAAATACAGGGTCATGCGATGGAACTTCGGGTTTATGCTGAAGATCCTTTAGAAGATTTTATGCCGAGCACCGGGACTTTGGAGAAATATTCAATTCCTGTAGGAGAGGGGATAAGACTTGATAACGGATTTGAAAAAGGAATGGAAGTTCCGATTTATTACGATCCTATGCTCGCCAAGCTTGTTACTTATGGAAAAACTCGAGAAGAAGCGATCCAGATGATGATCAAAGCTATAGATCATTATATCGTGGAAGGGGTGAGTACTACACTGCCTTTCGGGAAATTTGTTTTTCAGCATGAAGCCTTCAGAAGTGGAAATTTCGACACACATTTTGTAAAGAAATATTATTCTCCGGAAGCCTTAAAAGAAGAAACGGAAGAAGAAGCGAAACTTGCTGCACTTATGGCGCTGAAGCAGTATATGAAAGATAAAGAGCAACTAAGATTACCACACAACTAA
- a CDS encoding class I SAM-dependent methyltransferase, whose product MKDLKTHWENIYSKKEFEETSWFQKKPELSLSIIQSLGLSKKASIVDIGGGNSYLVDHLLELDYENVSVLDISETAIETAQSRLGEKSRKVQWISSDVTKHDFEQSFEVWHDRAAFHFLTEDNQVERYISKLNNCLKSGGYFILATFSEEGPDKCSGIEVRKYSTEEMQQLFEKDFEVVRLENLDHKTPWDAVQNFTFGLFRRK is encoded by the coding sequence ATGAAAGATCTTAAAACTCACTGGGAAAATATCTATTCAAAAAAAGAATTTGAAGAGACGAGCTGGTTTCAGAAGAAACCGGAACTTTCCTTAAGTATTATTCAATCCCTGGGACTTTCAAAAAAAGCTTCCATTGTGGATATTGGTGGAGGGAATAGTTATTTAGTAGACCACCTTTTAGAACTGGACTATGAGAATGTAAGTGTTTTAGATATTTCTGAAACGGCAATAGAAACTGCACAGTCCAGACTGGGAGAAAAATCTCGAAAGGTACAGTGGATCTCTAGTGATGTCACTAAACATGATTTTGAACAAAGCTTTGAGGTATGGCACGATCGTGCAGCTTTTCATTTTTTAACCGAAGATAATCAGGTAGAACGCTATATTTCTAAACTCAATAATTGCTTAAAATCTGGCGGCTATTTTATTTTAGCCACTTTTTCTGAAGAGGGCCCTGATAAATGCAGTGGTATTGAAGTTAGAAAATATTCTACCGAAGAAATGCAGCAATTATTTGAAAAGGATTTTGAGGTTGTGCGTTTAGAAAATCTTGATCACAAAACACCCTGGGATGCGGTACAGAATTTTACTTTCGGACTTTTCAGAAGAAAGTAA
- a CDS encoding coniferyl aldehyde dehydrogenase, translating to MNKTELNGLLERQQAAFKKSPPDVRYRLDNLKKLSDIVDNNKDRLINAVYKDFGIRSKEETLFLEIFPLQDEIRHAMKNLRSWAKRRYVQGAWFLLPSSAYYQYQGLGSVGIMGAWNYQVLLTLSPLVDAIAAGNHAILKPSEMAPASAEVIKEIINSNFAEEYIHCVTGDAELAKDFSSLPFDHLFFTGSTKIGKLIMAAAAPNLTPVTLELGGKSPAIIHNSYSTALAARRIMAGKLFNCGQTCVAPDYVIMPQALNDDFEQEVKKIVKKFYPDISENEQYSRIINSDHFKRLNSLLKDAEEKGARIVELSDNSIDKPQFMTPKLVFNVNAEMELMQEEIFGPILPVLNLETPEEAVDYVNDNAKPLALYYFDDNTKRINWLLKNTLSGGVTINDSIYHLAQHNLPFGGVGASGMGHYHGYDGFKTFSKKRAVMHQKRFAASDFLHPPFTDFKRKLITVMGKLTKV from the coding sequence ATGAATAAAACTGAATTGAACGGATTGCTGGAAAGGCAACAGGCTGCTTTTAAAAAATCTCCTCCAGATGTTAGGTACAGGCTGGATAATTTAAAAAAGCTTTCAGATATCGTTGATAATAACAAAGACCGTTTAATAAACGCTGTTTACAAAGATTTTGGAATACGCTCGAAGGAGGAGACCCTTTTTCTGGAAATTTTCCCGTTGCAGGATGAAATTAGGCATGCAATGAAAAATCTGCGTAGCTGGGCGAAAAGAAGATATGTACAGGGGGCATGGTTTTTATTACCGAGTTCAGCTTATTATCAATATCAGGGCTTAGGTTCGGTAGGCATCATGGGAGCCTGGAATTACCAGGTTTTACTAACACTTAGTCCTTTGGTGGATGCTATTGCTGCGGGAAATCATGCTATTTTGAAACCTTCTGAAATGGCTCCTGCTTCAGCAGAAGTTATTAAAGAGATTATTAATTCCAATTTTGCCGAAGAATATATTCATTGCGTTACGGGCGATGCTGAACTGGCTAAAGATTTTTCTTCGCTTCCGTTTGATCATTTGTTCTTTACAGGCTCTACCAAAATTGGAAAATTAATTATGGCTGCGGCAGCACCCAATCTCACCCCGGTAACCCTTGAGTTAGGCGGGAAGTCACCTGCAATCATTCATAATTCTTATTCTACAGCATTAGCTGCCAGAAGGATCATGGCCGGAAAATTATTTAATTGCGGACAAACCTGTGTTGCTCCCGATTATGTGATCATGCCGCAGGCTTTAAACGACGATTTTGAGCAGGAAGTTAAAAAGATTGTGAAAAAATTCTATCCTGATATTTCTGAAAATGAGCAATACAGCAGGATTATAAATTCCGATCACTTTAAGCGGTTGAACTCCCTTCTTAAAGATGCGGAAGAAAAAGGAGCAAGAATAGTAGAATTGAGCGATAACTCTATTGATAAGCCTCAGTTCATGACTCCCAAACTGGTGTTTAATGTAAATGCTGAAATGGAACTCATGCAGGAAGAGATTTTCGGACCTATTTTACCGGTTCTCAATCTCGAAACACCGGAGGAAGCAGTGGACTATGTAAACGATAATGCTAAACCTTTAGCTCTTTATTATTTCGATGATAATACGAAAAGGATCAATTGGCTTCTTAAAAACACGTTGTCTGGCGGGGTAACTATTAATGATAGTATTTATCATCTGGCTCAGCATAATTTGCCTTTTGGTGGAGTAGGAGCAAGCGGAATGGGACATTATCATGGTTATGATGGATTCAAAACTTTTTCAAAGAAACGCGCGGTGATGCACCAAAAACGATTTGCAGCTTCAGATTTTCTTCATCCACCTTTCACCGATTTTAAGAGGAAGCTTATTACGGTCATGGGAAAACTTACAAAGGTTTGA
- a CDS encoding DUF2231 domain-containing protein produces the protein MTELPDFWRTEVFHPLSVHFPIVLLLMATLFKLIGLWSSKITWDHGGRLMLLLGVIGIWISIYTGDLADGIVARQLCDPTILKDHENHAYTTAWIFTAALVLELLMRYIDIIKTRIVSVILVLLMLFGTGMLMYVGHLGAELVYQQAAGVNIPSGDCAEFE, from the coding sequence ATGACAGAATTACCAGATTTTTGGCGGACAGAGGTGTTTCATCCTCTGTCCGTTCATTTTCCAATAGTTTTGTTGCTCATGGCAACGCTTTTCAAATTGATTGGGCTTTGGTCTTCAAAAATCACCTGGGACCACGGGGGAAGACTAATGCTGCTTTTAGGGGTGATTGGTATCTGGATATCGATCTATACCGGAGATCTCGCTGATGGAATCGTGGCAAGACAGCTCTGCGATCCTACAATTCTTAAGGATCATGAAAATCATGCTTATACCACGGCATGGATCTTTACAGCTGCATTGGTACTGGAATTATTAATGCGATATATAGATATTATTAAAACCAGAATTGTCTCGGTTATCCTGGTATTATTGATGCTTTTTGGAACGGGGATGTTAATGTACGTGGGTCATTTAGGAGCTGAACTGGTGTATCAACAGGCGGCAGGAGTAAATATACCTTCGGGCGATTGCGCAGAATTTGAGTAA
- a CDS encoding acetyl-CoA carboxylase biotin carboxyl carrier protein subunit, whose translation MDKNYKVKVNDSLEFEFSEEEIKALDTQKTSDKQYHLLKDNRSYTAEVLKPDFLNRTYEIKINSNIYSVKINNDLDQLIDEMGLSLGSSQQVNDIKAPMPGLILEVNVKEGDEVKEGDYLLVLEAMKMENTLTAPRDGVVKSVTVAKSDTVEKNQLLIEME comes from the coding sequence ATGGATAAGAATTACAAGGTAAAAGTTAATGACTCCCTGGAATTTGAATTTTCAGAAGAAGAGATCAAAGCACTGGATACCCAAAAAACTTCAGATAAACAGTATCACCTTTTAAAGGACAACCGCTCTTATACGGCAGAAGTCCTCAAACCTGACTTTTTAAACAGAACCTACGAGATAAAAATCAATTCCAATATTTATTCAGTAAAGATCAATAATGATCTGGATCAGCTGATCGATGAGATGGGACTTTCCCTGGGAAGCTCTCAGCAGGTCAATGATATTAAAGCACCTATGCCGGGTCTTATTCTGGAGGTGAATGTAAAAGAAGGCGATGAGGTGAAAGAAGGTGATTATCTGCTGGTACTGGAAGCGATGAAAATGGAGAATACATTAACAGCTCCACGAGACGGAGTGGTGAAATCTGTTACTGTGGCTAAAAGTGATACGGTAGAGAAAAACCAGTTGTTGATAGAAATGGAATAA